GATCAGCGGCTGCAGCACGCCGCGATGGGCGATCGACGCCTTCAACTCGGTGACGTCGTCATCGTTCTTACGGCAGTTCAGCGGCGACAGCACGAGGTCGTGCGGCCAGAATTCGCGGATGTCACGATCCATGATGGTTCGCCTCTTCAATGGCGAGGGCGTCGAGCACGGCGCCGATGATGGAATGAGGCTGGCCGCGCTCATCGCGGGAGACGGAAGCTCGCAGCGCGTCAACCGGCGCGCCAAGCTGCAATGCGAGGCTGGCTAGGATCGCGGCGTCGCGCACGATCGCATGCATATGCTCGCCAGATTTCGGGCCGGAGACGAAGACCTCGGCAACGGGGCCGCCGCCGGCGCCGGGATCGCTGACGTCGCTGTCGAAGCGGCTGATCGTCACCGCATAGGGCTTGAACTGGTAGACCAGTTCAAAGGTCGCAGACTTGCGCCGCTCGGCTGGCCGGATCCGTGTCATTCCGCCGCCTCGCGGATTGTCGATGCGAGGGCCATCAGCGAGCCCTGGCCGGCGCCCCTGTCGGCATGAAGCCGGGCGCTCCAATCCTCGAAACGGTTGATCCAGTTCTCGGCCGCCTTGGCCGAAGACATCGGCTTGATCCGCTGCTTCAGCGGCAGCGGCTTCAACTGCTCGATGCCGGCATCCCAGGCGCGCGGCGGGCGGGCGAGCAGATGTTCGCGCTCGATCTTGAGCATGCGCCGGTCGATCAGGTGGACGTAGGATGCGATCTCGCGCGGCAGCGGCCAGGGCAGGCCCGCCTCGGCATGGACGTAGCGGTCGATCGGATCGCTGATGCGCTTCTTGATCGCCGCCATGGAAATGCGCGGCACCAGGTCGTGCCCGGCCTCGCGGCGCATCTCGTCGAGCACCATCTGCATCGCCTGCAGGACTGGCGTGGTCCAGTCTCCAAGCGGGCCTTCCGGCGCGTCATGGATCAGGAAGGCCATGGCGAGCCGGTAATCGAAGGTCTGCGCCATGATCCAGTCGGCGCCGATGCAGCAATGTTGCGCGACGGAATAGAGAATGCCGCTTGCCGTCTGATTGGCGAAGCGGCCGGTGTTGCCCAGCGGCACGCCGACATCGCGCCGGATGTCGAGCCCGCCGGGTTCGATCGCCCGACCGAGCGGCAGGGCTCGGCCGCTGGCGGTCTGGGCCCAGGGCACGGCCTGCGCCGGGACGGTCGCGGGGGATTTCACAGCAGCACCTGTTCGGCCGCGCGGCGGCGCTGAGTTATGCCGTCGGCGATGCCGAGCAGCGCATCGAGATCGGCCATGTCGAGAGCGTCGAAGCCGGTGTCGCCGTTGAGCAGCTTGGCCCGGAACTGCGCGTCGGCCAGCGTTGTCCGCGTTTCATGGGCAAGGCGAGCCTCATCGGCTGCCAGGCGCGCTACCGCCAGCGCAGCCTCATCCTCGGCTGCCTTGACCTCGGCACGGGACATGGCGCCGCGTAAGGCGACGTAGCCTTCGGCCATATCGCGTTCGCTATGCTTGCCCGCGCTCATCGGCTGGCCTCGCGCAGGCTTGGGGCGGGGGCCGGCGGGCGACCGTGCAGCCGCGCCTCGGCGGCAAGCAATGTCGTGTCCGCGAGCCGGCGCAGGTTCGGGCAGGCGAGCCCCGGTTCCCTCTGCGCTATGGCCGCGATCAGATCGACCGACGGCATGCCGCCTTCAGCCTGAATCAGGACGTATTGCGCGCAGGCCCAGCCTTTGCGCGCCGCCATGGCAAGGGGACCGAGGGCAAGACCCTCCTGCCCACGCCCATGCTGCATCAGCTGCGTGAAGCTGGCGAGATCCGCCGTGACCTGCTGCAGCCTGAGGATCGCGGCGCGGCGGCGCGCGATCTCCTCCTCGCTGAGTGCGAAAGCGGCCATGTCAGGCAGCCTCCGGCGCGTCGTCGAGATCGCCGCTGCGCTCGGTCTCGGCCAGCGCGACGCGCCGGGCCAGCTCCTTGCCGGCGGCCGGCCCGAGCTTCCAGGCGAGTTCGCCGTCATAGCCGGCGCGCACCAGGTCCTGCACGTCGGCGAAGCCGCGCTCCTCGCGACCGACGGCGAAGAGCTCGACCATGTCGGCGACGACGACAGCGGTTACGGCGGAGCCGAGGCCATCGCCGCGGCCGAGCGCCTGACGAGCGCGGCAGGCGAGCGGCTCGGCGACAAGCTGGGCCTTGAGCAGCTCGGCGCTGGTTGCCGAACGCGGGCCCGTCTCTGAGGTGGTGACAGCGTGCATCGACGCCCTCCATCGGTTGCGGATGGAGGGTGAGGCTAAGAGGGTAAATTTACCCTGTCAAGTCAATGAGGGTAAATTTCCGCATCAAGCGGGGTTTTCGCCGTTCAACGCAGAACTGATTCGGAGCTTCATTAGGTCAGTCGTGGAGGCCTTGACTTCCTTGCCGTTGACGGTCGCGACGTATTCGTCGTCGATCAGATAAAATGGAACGCTCCTATGCATATGAACGGAAGCGCCAGCAGGAGGTCGCGGCGCCGAAGTCCGCGCCTGCGCGCCAGCAACGGCTGTGCTCTGCGGTTGCCCTTGGGGCGTGGCGGGAACGCCCTGAAGCTTTGCCAGCCCTGAAACCAAAGCCGCCGTCTGAGAGCGCGACTGCTCCAGGATGGCGGCGAGACCACCGGCCGTCGCCATGGTTAGCAAGCTCAGCCCAAGGTCGAGCCTGACCGAGATCTGCTGAAAGACGGTTGCGCCGGGGCGCCAGGTCTGCAGCAATTCAAAGACAGAGAAGAGGCCAGCAAAAAGATGATGCCAAGAAACGCGACCATGGTGCCCTCGCCCTAGATCCCGAAAAGTTCGTTCACTGTCAGCACTTTATGCACGCTGACCACGTAATTGAGATCAAACTCGATCGTGTTCTTAGGGTTCAGCTGCTCAACTATAAGCTTGGTCGGCGTCTTCTTCACATAGGTCTTGATGAAGCTTTCGACCGGGCCGTCTGGCATGTAACGCGCGGTGACTGCGACCGTGTCTCCGATCCGCGGCGGCTTGAATGCGCTGATAAAGCGGAGTTCGCCCTCGGGGTGGGCCGGGAACATCGAATTGCCCTCGACATACAGCGCGTAGATGCCTTTCGCGGTGATCAGCCCGGGAGGCCTAGCCACATAGTCCACTACGCCACCTTCGAACTGGAACGCGCCGCCCATCGAGCCTGCAATCGTACCGCGAACCTCGATGTCTCTAACTAGCGTGCCGCGAGCCGGCAGATCAATATCCGTCAAGCGCGCATTAGGCTTCGGCCGGCCTTCCAAAAGCGGCGGCGTCGGCTCGCCATCGCCGTACATCAGCCATTCCACCGTGCATTCAAGCACGAGGGAGACTTTCTGCATTGTATCGGTGCGCGGGTTCCTGGTGCGGCCATTGATGATGTCGCGCAGCAGGTCCTTGTTCTGGCTTATCTCCAGCGACGCGCCTGTCGCAGTCTTCCCAAGCAGCTCCAGCCGCTGCTTGATGCGCTCGCCGAGTGGGTTGTCGGTCATGCGGGGAAAATACCCCGTTTCACCCTTTCTGTCGGCGCGGAAATCCACCCCTTGACGCGAGGGTAAATTTCCGCATACCGTCGCGCCGTCATGCTGACCCTCACTGACCAACTCCTGCTGGTAGCGCGCGCCTATTGCGCGGCCGAGAGTGTTTCGCTCTCGGTCGCGGGGCGCCGGGCCTTCGACGAATCCAAGCTCCTTGTCGATCTGGAGCGCGGTCATTCGTCGCCGACCCTAAAGCGAAGCGACCGCGCGCTTTGGTGGTTCTCCGCCAACTGGCCGGCCGAAACCGCTTGGCCGGCTGATGTGCCGCGGCCCGACCCTACGGTAGAGCCGGAGGCGCCGCGCCGGCGCAGCCGCGAGACCGTCCCCGACATGGCCGAAGCGAGGGTCGCCTGATGCCGTTCGTTGCTCTGAGTCACTGGTTGCCTCCGCCGTGATCTGACGGACGCGACACTGCCAGCCGAAACCTCTTCCCAACATGGGAAAGCCCGACGCGCTTTCCCGTTGACAGCGGAGCTTTGCCCCCATGTCCCGCGCCATTTCGGACGCCTGGTTCTTCCGCATCAAGGCGGCGACACGAGACGCCATCGTCCGCGCCGGCGGCGTGGTGCGAGCCGGCGAAATCACGCTGTCGTCGAAGACCGAGGCGTCGCGCTGGCAGAGCGTCACCGATGAAGGGATCATCCCGATTCCGGCAGCGCTGGCGCTGGAAGCCGAGATCGGCATGCCGATCATCACCGAAGCGATGGCCGATCTGCAGGGCCGGCGCCTTTCCGACGACGTCGCCGCGGTCAGCGAAGCGACCTGCCTGATCCGCGACAATGCCGAGGTACTGCGCCAGACGGCCGAGCTCGCCACGTCGATGGCGCTGGCGCTCGCAGATGGCAAGATCACGCCCGCCGAAGCCGAGCGGATCGACCGTTCCGCCCGGGCGCTCGACGCCGCGGTCGGCGACATGCGCCGCAACCTCGCTTCGGTTCGCGCCGGGGGCCCCGCGCTCCGCGCCGTTGAAGGCTGAGCCGATGGCGCGGCAGGCTGGGGATGGCTGGTCGAAAGCCAAGATCGAGTTGCTGACGCTGATGGCGGCGGCCGGCCATACCGCCGCCGATGTCGCGATCAGGCTCGGCACCTCGCGCTCGGCCGTACTCGGCAAGGCCAATCGCCTCGGCATCCGTTTCACCGGGCAGGCCGTGCCGGTCGAGCCCGGGCCCGGGCCCGCCGGAATGCACATGCCATCCGACACGGCGGAGATGCCGCTGGTCGAAGCGATCGAAGCCGCCCGCAAGACCGGGCCGGCGCCGACAGGGGCGGCCTCCGTGGTTCACAGGCGCGGCGCCGGCAAGTCGAAGGTCGTATCCGACGACATCGGTGTTCCCGAGCGTCTGATCGTCCGCGTTCCACAAGCCGCAAAGCGCGACGAGGTGCAATCGCTGATCGACGACGCGATCGACAATGCGCCGGCAAGACTGACCACGCCAAAAGGCTGGCCGAAGCCGGCCGGGCCGAACGCCGTCAGCCTGCAGGACCTGCGCGCGCACCATTGCCGCATGCCGCTCTGGGGCGACTTCGCGCGGACCGGCCTGTTCTGCGGCGAGCCGTCCGAGGCCGGTCGCAGCTATTGCGCCGCCTGCCGTCCGCTCATTCCGGACGCCCGCCAGGGCCGCACCGTGCAGGAGCGCGCCGCCAACTCCGCCAAGTTCACTGCCGCCGGCCGCACCGGAGCCTTCACATGACGGGACCGCTTTCTTTCGACGAGGTCGCGGCGCGGCTCCTGGCCGCCGCCAATACCGAGCTGGTCGCGATCAATCAGCTGGAGCTGCAGGCCGCGCGCGCCAGCACGCAATCAGCCGATCGGCCCGAGATTTACCGCCTGAGCGTCGGCGAGGCCCGCCGCCAGGCCGAAGCGCTCGCCTATGCCAGCCATGTGTTCAAGCACCTCGCCGCTTGCCCCGGCTTCACCTTCGCCATGTCACCGATCGGGAGAGGCCAGTGAGCACGGGCGAGACGATTTCTGAGCGCATCT
This genomic interval from Bosea sp. 29B contains the following:
- a CDS encoding XRE family transcriptional regulator, translating into MTALQIDKELGFVEGPAPRDRERNTLGRAIGARYQQELVSEGQHDGATVCGNLPSRQGVDFRADRKGETGYFPRMTDNPLGERIKQRLELLGKTATGASLEISQNKDLLRDIINGRTRNPRTDTMQKVSLVLECTVEWLMYGDGEPTPPLLEGRPKPNARLTDIDLPARGTLVRDIEVRGTIAGSMGGAFQFEGGVVDYVARPPGLITAKGIYALYVEGNSMFPAHPEGELRFISAFKPPRIGDTVAVTARYMPDGPVESFIKTYVKKTPTKLIVEQLNPKNTIEFDLNYVVSVHKVLTVNELFGI
- a CDS encoding GcrA family cell cycle regulator, producing the protein MARQAGDGWSKAKIELLTLMAAAGHTAADVAIRLGTSRSAVLGKANRLGIRFTGQAVPVEPGPGPAGMHMPSDTAEMPLVEAIEAARKTGPAPTGAASVVHRRGAGKSKVVSDDIGVPERLIVRVPQAAKRDEVQSLIDDAIDNAPARLTTPKGWPKPAGPNAVSLQDLRAHHCRMPLWGDFARTGLFCGEPSEAGRSYCAACRPLIPDARQGRTVQERAANSAKFTAAGRTGAFT